A section of the Bifidobacterium sp. ESL0728 genome encodes:
- a CDS encoding phage terminase small subunit P27 family: MGARGPLKLAPVGEKPETDATAQSMVDVKEPEKPMGLPDEVSALWDEIVPVLSEAGLLSEADGMTLEMALRHFSTARKASNELLEQGIVVEDKRHAKQKIKSPNAQVFKDNSAAFLEYAKQLGLSFAARSRISVEGSDHGGKEGNPYAID; the protein is encoded by the coding sequence ATGGGTGCTCGTGGTCCTTTGAAGCTTGCTCCGGTGGGCGAAAAGCCGGAAACCGACGCCACTGCCCAATCGATGGTCGATGTGAAGGAGCCCGAGAAGCCGATGGGGCTTCCCGACGAAGTTTCCGCGCTGTGGGATGAGATTGTACCGGTGCTTTCCGAAGCCGGTCTGCTCTCTGAAGCGGACGGAATGACGCTGGAGATGGCTTTGCGGCATTTCAGCACGGCTCGCAAAGCTTCTAATGAGCTTTTGGAACAGGGCATCGTCGTTGAGGACAAACGACATGCCAAGCAGAAAATCAAGAGTCCGAATGCACAGGTTTTTAAGGACAATTCAGCCGCGTTTCTGGAGTATGCGAAGCAATTGGGGCTCTCGTTTGCCGCAAGATCGCGGATAAGCGTGGAGGGCAGCGATCATGGCGGTAAGGAAGGCAACCCGTACGCGATCGACTGA
- a CDS encoding ATP-binding protein: MSGIEVGMNEMEERNVFNTLTDAGAGVDEGHEPVWGVEAKRMFDTIVAERKARRRLEEHHLRPVSRVLLTGVPGTGKTTMAMSLADKLDMRLARVRADRLITSDLGGTLRNIGVVFDVLGRETSYPTLLFLDEADALLTSRKNSSEDVAEMRRAANVFLQAMDGWKSVHLLVAATNLADLIDPAALRRFDMVTEMPMTDKKTAERIIKARFKEIMLEVGSADTAMLAGHAEGLAPALILNAIDRQARTDIVAGKPVDLQAIADDLDRLRDKQAKKHSDKQEEAK, encoded by the coding sequence ATGAGCGGCATAGAGGTCGGGATGAACGAGATGGAGGAGCGGAATGTCTTCAACACACTGACCGACGCGGGCGCTGGCGTCGATGAAGGCCACGAGCCGGTATGGGGCGTGGAAGCGAAACGGATGTTTGACACCATAGTCGCGGAGCGCAAGGCGAGGAGGCGCTTGGAGGAGCACCATCTACGGCCTGTGAGCAGGGTGCTGTTGACGGGGGTTCCTGGAACGGGCAAGACGACGATGGCCATGAGCTTGGCCGACAAACTCGACATGCGTCTCGCGAGGGTCAGGGCCGACAGGCTGATCACTTCGGATCTTGGCGGGACACTGCGGAACATCGGCGTCGTCTTCGACGTGCTGGGTCGTGAGACGTCGTATCCGACGCTCCTGTTCCTCGACGAGGCCGATGCGCTCCTGACATCCCGCAAAAATTCTTCGGAGGATGTTGCGGAGATGCGCCGCGCGGCCAACGTCTTTCTGCAGGCCATGGATGGGTGGAAGTCCGTTCACCTGCTGGTGGCGGCCACGAACCTTGCCGACCTGATCGACCCTGCGGCTTTGCGCCGCTTCGACATGGTCACCGAAATGCCGATGACCGACAAAAAGACGGCGGAACGCATCATCAAGGCACGTTTCAAGGAGATCATGCTCGAGGTCGGGTCTGCGGATACCGCGATGCTGGCCGGGCACGCGGAAGGGCTCGCCCCGGCGTTGATCCTCAACGCAATCGACCGGCAGGCGCGCACCGACATCGTCGCCGGCAAGCCCGTCGATCTGCAGGCCATCGCCGACGACCTCGACCGGCTTCGCGACAAACAGGCGAAGAAGCATTCAGACAAACAGGAGGAAGCGAAATGA